ACAACTGGTTTATTTTTTAGCTCCttcatattttacaaattggtctatatacttttttttttcttttttttacaaaaaaatgtattatttggccagtttgtttttttttttacaaattagtatacATATTCCAAAAAACTTatagttttaagaaaaaatatataaaattttattgtttgccctaatattttataaattaggttatatggtaatgaatttttttacaaaacacaaaatttattattcgacaacttggttttttataaattacgatatatatatctagtattaaaaaaatatatttttatgaaaaaaatttcaaaatctatTGTTTGCCACCTTCACttttacttaaataaaaatatttttgcttcTATAAAAAAACTCTTAGCTCCATCCCTGATGATAAATGCCCACTTTATTAGTGTTTCACAAAGAGTAACAAagctaatattaattaaaattaaaattttcataaacatTTGGTTATATTTCCTAATTTATTCATTTCTCTTTTCATCCACTGAGGTTGTGCATTTTTTATAATAGACTGAGTTCGTGCATTTATGATAATAGTGATGGAGAAGAATGCGTTTAAATAGATTGATAacgttaaatttaaaaattattatttaaattagatatGTGAACAAATAACATGAGGCatgaaaaagtatttagaaTAGACATTTATAATTGAATggatgaaataatattttaaatagttttttcaaaaaatattgtaCTTTTTTAAACCAGAtgacattaatttattattaaatttaagtaaaaaatcCTAAATAATTCCTCTACTTAGGTAactctgcccttttagtccctctactctaaTTTGATCCTTTTTAGTTCATTTACCTTTTTGATTGGATCAATCAAGTATACCTGGATAACGAAGCTATTCTTTGTCTGTTTTGGCTaacgttttttttaattataatattattagaaaacaattaaaaaatattaaatacgaATAAATTATCGGatcctatttttcttaaacCCGGATCCGACAACCTATCTTCTTCAAATAGTGGCGGAACCAGAAATGAAATTAAGGGGAGGGGGGctgaatttaatttaaaaatatataaatataaaaaaattatattaatttaaagagaaaattattgtttaccccTCACCCATTTCAAAACTTTCCAAATAGCCCCTCTGAGTTTTTGAATACCTCAGAcagcccttcctttattgtttcacttcctttttgcccCCTACAGGTCACTAGGACAGgttccatgttatgaaattccatccttgcccttaaaaatggtggaaaaacaaccgcccaatcacatcatgttaaacctttttgcatacatttttacattctttttggttttttgtttaaacagaaatgttaccatttaaatttatcatgtttctgtttaaaatgttatgtctctgtttaaatttatacagtttctgtttaaacagaaatgattttagtaggtatttggattctacgagcgtatccgttccacctcaggGCCATCAtgacggtttagtaggccttccttactctttagatcaatttgaagttttgtcattgcatgtcggacaacgttttgtaggcgctaaccatttaaaaaactcacttcactaccacgagtgcggacacaatcgtagatcttgcaaagaaactgtCCCCAACTAAtaagcatagaggacaacttatattcgttacatatctTTGCCATAAACTATctcatattattgtacattttactcgctatttatgaaaatcgttttcataaataaacgcaaatttaaaatgaaacagtgatatttaaacagaaacatagttgtacaagttaattattgattaattatctcaGTTttcgcttaaaacttatgttttttctcagctaTCCTTGTCATGTCCCTggttccgtttaaaattatacagttttttgtttaaacagaaatgtttccgtttaaatttatcaagtttctgtttaaaatgttatgtctctgtctaaatttatccagtttctgtttaaacagaaatgattttagtaggtattcggattctacgagcgtatccgttccacctcaggGCCATCAtgacggtttagtaggccttccttactctttagatcaatttgaagttttgtcattgcatgtcggacaacgttttgtaggcgctaaccatttaaaaaactcacttcactaccgcgagtgcggacacaatcgtagatcttgcaaagaatactttacaaatcaaaccAGAAAGAAACCCACagattatcaaaacaaaaggaaactgcacaacatcttcaacgacgtccacctcgcctcaataccttGGAGCGGAAAGTAATGAAATGCCGAAGAGTTGAGAGGGAGTTATCCTTCGAGGCAGTGGTCCAATCCTACAGAAGATGTCCAAGCAACGACAACTTCGaaaaaagggaaaagctgaagagatgaagagcGAAAAAGGAAACCAACGCCAATAATGGTGTTCTATGGggattaaataagaaaaaaactgCTTCCTCttgaagagaaaaaattattgcagcaaagggcgttatggtcaaaccatgtctcatttgccacaacttcccatgttAGGGAtaattttgtccaaaaaattcaaaactaactccattACATTCTTAGGGGGTTTCAAATTCATGGTAttcaaaaggaggggttttttatggataatcaaatttagaggaacaatttgtacatattgcaaacttagagggtgttttttggcaatttccactaatttaaatttaaaatttataataatcaatatttttaaaagatataaataCATCAAAGTTCTAATGACTATCTCTACGAGGTGGGAGTTGAATCCTTCTACTTTGCATATTTTGAAATCTCAACAAAATAGCTTCATCATCGATTGTTTCGAACACATGTCGTTCAATGTAGCATATCATCATATCATTCAACCACTCATCTCCTATCTTATTGCACAACTCAGTTTTGATAATATTCATTGCTGAGAAAGCTCTTTCAACTGATGTTGTTGCCACGAGTAAGATTAAAGCCAATTCAATAAGGCGATAAACTAATGGAAAAACCAAATGCTTTCTAGTTTCAACTAGCTTCACAGCAAGACTTGCAAGATCATGACATTCAACAAAATTAGAACTTCTTCTAACATCTTGAATGTAGGTGTGAAGTTGCTCTTTCAAGACTTGAAGATCTTGTACAGAAAAATCATAAGAATAAATCTCAGCAAGGCGAAGTAGCTTACCATGATGGAATCTAGAAAATGAGTCTCTTGGATGAAGGCATGATATGCAAGTTAGAAACTCTATAGTGATCTCACTGAACCGACCGTTCATCTCTATAGCAATTAAATCAAGAACTGCAATAAAAACTTCAGTATGGTAATGATGGTAATAAGTAATCCATTGTTCTTCACGCCTAGAATGATCCCGAACTGGTATTTTATCCTTCATGTTGGATACTGGAATACACATTTTAGCACAAAAGCTGCCAACCTCTTCTAATAACTCATCCCATCTGTTATCTCTCAAATCTTGTATACGATCTTTCACAGTATCAATTAACGTCATGGCATTAACAATGTCTTAATCTTTTTGTTGTAAAGCATTTGATAATTTATTCGTGATCCCCAATACTTTCATCatcaaatgcaaaacaaatacaaattcaaaactCTCCATTTTGCCAATCAAACTCGATGCAATACCTTTTTGATATACAATAGTCCCATCCTGACACACATTTTGCAATACCTCTAAAACTGATTCCCACATAGTCAACAAACGGATTAAAGTTGTAAAATGTGATCCCCAACGAGTATCTCTTGGTTttacaagatttgtctcttgatGCTTGCCTCGTCCTGCAAAAATCTCCCCAGTCTCCAATCTCTCTGCAACTTTTTGATGGTGTATTTGAAGTAATGTGTCTCTTCTTTTGCATGAAGCACCCATAATATTCACAATCATacttgtataataaaaaaaatcggaAACAACCAAAATACTCTTGGCAACTGAGATAACCACCAATTATAGTTGGTGAGCAAAACAATGGATGTAAAACGCAGAgggattttcatttaaaatcaatGTCTTCAAACCATTAAATTATCCTCTCATATTTTAGGCTCCATCATACCCTTGCCCtctcaattttgaaattgataaatCTTGATGAGCAAATAATTTATCTAAAGTTACTTTTAGTGAACATACCGAAGTATCACTTACATGTTGAATAGCAAAAAATCTTTCAACAACTTGTCCCTACTTATTTACAAATCTTAGAATTACAGCCATTTGCTCTTTTATTGACTTATCTCGAGACTCATCAACAATTAGTGAGAAGTTCCTATCGccaatttcattaataattgcTAATGTTGTTTCTGTTGCACATACATTCACTaactgtttttcaatcaaagaagaagttaattGATTATTCCCAGGAGCATGTTCATTAATAACACTTCTAATTTTCTCAACCTTTTTTGCATACCAATTGAATATCTCTAGAAagtttctcctatttttggaaCTAGAAGACTCGTCATGACCACGAAAAGCAAGACCTTGTACCAAAAGAATTCAAACAACATTCCAAGACAGCTGTCAGTCGAGAGCGATAATCAATCTCCATTTGACCCCCATGAGAAAATAACATATGTGACACACTTtgtctttgatttttgaaatcctCATAATGTCGTCTAGCATCATTGTGTGCACTGTTCACTGGACCTACATGTTGATTAAAAGCTTCAACTGTTTTTCTCCAATTGTTATATCctctttttgtaaaaatatcactTGCACCTTTTTCACTTCTATCTTGCCtgaaaagataacaataaaagcaatatGCTTCATCTTTTGCTACACTGTATTCCAACCAATCAAACTTCTGAAACCACACTTCTTGAAAGCGCCGCATTTCTTTGCCCTGCAGTTTTTTAGGGAAGTTATATCCAAATGGATGACATGGACCTTTCAATAGATATGCTCTTCGAACTTGATCTCTAATCCCCACATCATACTCTTCAATTAGTTGTCGAAGTCCAGGATCGGCAATGATATCATTTGGATTAAATTCAACACAAATTCTTTTTTGTGTTATAACCCTTGTTTCTAAAGAAACATGTGTTCTCAATTCATTACTTTTTGGTTTAGGTGTAAAATACCTCtccatatctacataattaaccattgtcacaattaataattaataacaaaaatatcaaataatgcaatttaaaaacttttcacaattcacaatttaattcaattatttgatacaataattatttaaaaacaatttaataaataatctaaatttttgacataatgtcataatgaattaaaaaaatatctaaccaattttcttatttttttttcataccaTATAATCAATATTgaacaattatttaacaaatatccaacaattattcaactatcaatttttttagaataaataattaaacaaataattaaacaattacattAGATTaggtataaaacaaataatgaaccataaaacataaacaattttaaaaataatttaataaataatctaaattttcacaacaatcacttaaacaaatatctaacaatttttcttaaacaaattcacaataaatttttataataaataatcaatcaaacaaatattcaaCAAATACCCAACAATTATTTggcaataaataattaaacaattaattaaaaaattaaattaaattaagtataaacaaataaaaaaaaaaaaatctctagaaagataaaatataaacttgaaAAAGattgagtaaataaaaaaactcaatgatTAGTGAAATTTACAAATAATCTAGAGTTGAATTTCACTacttgatttataaaaatagagaaaaaaaagggaaattgaGACTTTTTTTTAGAGAGATTATGAAAGAGAAATAGAGATTTTAAGAGAGGGGTTGTATGATTGTATCTATTTTagagttatatttatatttattattaccattattattgttttttggatatgcaaaaattgatttttagatATGCTAAATTTGATGGTTTTATATGATaagtctaataaaaatatatatacatatattatgtgTGTCATGCGTGCGTGTGTGTGTATTATATAATATCCCCCTCCCCCCTCCTCTCTTCCAACGATCATTCATCTCCACTGTAACTCGAAGCCCTCATCTAAACCGTAACCCTCATCTTGAAGTCCAAATCCGTGAATCCCCCACTTGTCATCCCACTcaaatgcaataaataaataaataaataatatcattatAAAATAACGAGTTAATAAGTGAAagttatgattaaatatttaaatcaaatatttttcaattattataatttaatatttaaattaaacacttaattgaaattattatataattaaactatACCTATAACAATTACTTTAATCAcataatttactttaaaaactgtataatttaattattataaattaattatttaataaataaaaagaaattaattttaatgtataccatatctaaaattaattatattttattttaaaattatataaatttatcataaaccATATACATCAAGGACAAAAGACAAACCAGTCATTTAACATGCAAAAAATCAACAGTCCTTCTAACATGCAAGGAATCAACAGTCCTTCCAATTTTATAAGGATAGTAATTCATCCATCCGTATAAACTCAATAATGTCCCATGCCTTCTCCAATCCCATTGGTAGTACACAccctaacaaatatatatatgcatgactTCAACAATAAAACCATTACACTTCTTACAACCAAAACCCCCAAAGAACACGCCATCAAACCCTCAAAACTCTCTGGATCTTATAATGGCACGTGGATCTTTGAGTTTGgtcttatatatgttttttaaaaaaaataataaattaaaataataataataataataataataaactacgACCTcaccgatttttttttttcgaatgacGAAGTAAGCCTCGGACAAAGGCCGTACTTTAATAATTGCAAACAGTTCAATAACATTGCACGGAATGCTTTCCTTCAATAATTTATATCAGGGctcttttgcatatatatactcCACAACTGCTGtattttcaatagataaaagTAACAGTAACTCCTGTAGGAATTACTCTGCCACTTGACCGAATCCTTCtccaatatctttttttttttttaaattttctttttacaaatGCGAGAAGTGCAACCGGTAGATGAGGGTGTACagtaaaaaaattcattgtCTAACTATATACCCTTATATGaatacacaaaaattaaactGCAAACCTGCACTCACACCAGAGATCATTTATAACACTCTAAGCACAGAACCCCCCTGCACACTGAGTCTTTACCTCACCATCCGTTGGGTGAGATTTGAATACCCAACTAACTCCACACATACAAACAAATACCTTATCCATTAGACTAACTCAACGTTGGCTTTCGAAATCATAATATTTCAAAAGACcttttctcaaatatatatatatatatacacacacaaatattcTTTTTTGTCCAATtgacattaatttattattaaaaatactaTCTTTGCCCTGAGAAAACAGGGTTCATTCCCCTCATGGCCACAATTGTTTGCGTTTTAAAACGTTATGAccacaaaacttttttttgtaacacaaaAGTCATTTAACTTTTTTCTAGTTACACGTATGGCCATAATGCTCTATTTTAAGACGGCTTTCGGCGCTATGTCAGGACCACATCAGCAAATTCGCCGAAAATCTCCTTAAAATATGTCATTATGGCCACATGTGCAACCGGAGAAAAGTTAAGTGGCTtttgtgttataaaaaaaaaaaatttgtaccacaacgatataaattacaaatatttgtgGCAATGAGGGGAATGAACCCGAGAAAACATGGTTCAACCTAGCATGCACATTGGCGCCCAGCTCGCCCTCTACATGCCATCCTGCGCTTTGGCACCAAGCTCCTCTCTTGCTATCGCCAGTTGAAGGAGTGAGTTACGGCCTTTGTGCACCGGCAAAAGCCAGCTTAACGCCGGTACAAAAGGGGAGCTTGCCCCCTACCCGCTAACAAGCCCAACCCCAACCAAGGGTAGCTTCGGGATTTTGTTTAACTCAACACAAgaagtgttaaaaaaaaagtactaaattcaaaaacaatggACTATATTTAGTAGAATATCATAGGGTTGATATGAAATTCTAAGAAAGTTGGAAAGTTTCAAGACTGATAGGTAATTTTCCCATTTAAACAATTATCCATCAAAAGTTATAAAcattgattgatatatgtatatatataagatttaagTCATTTGTGAATGTACATAGATGATTGTTAACTAAAGATGTTTTATTACAGCTATTAAATGATGATCCAATggttattgtttatataaatactatacACCTATACATGATTACTGTATATCAATGTATATCACTATTTGGAATTGTTTGCTTGAAACTGTTTAATATTGTTCATGAATGGATCGTAGCTgttaaatagtattttaatgTTTACTGCTAATGTtcctaaattttaaatctaaggCAAGGAtctaaaaaccggaccggacaggtcggttcaaccggttcaaccgagAACCGGCTGCCAGTCCAGTTCAGCCATATATATTGAACCGGCTCTTGATCGAACCGGGTATGAACCGGATTTAGACCAGGAACCGGCGAACCGGTTAGACCGGAccaggtttaaaaaaaaataaaaatttcaatgtgGGCCAGCAGATTGTCTCTGACTCTCACTCACGGGCCCGACTTCTCTTCTCACTCCCTTTTGACCAAATCCCTACCCAAAATTCCACCTTCCAATTTAAACTCTTCGAAATCCGATCTCCATGATCTCCCCAAACCCAATTCCTCCCTCTTCTCCTCCCTCCCCCCGCCGAAATTCgcccaaaaccctaaaaaagtTGTGAAATTTACGCTCCCGAAGGTTTCGAATCGCGCAAAGAGGAAGTGATTGGTGGTTCTGagagcttcatcaatgcacCCGGAGGAGAGAATCTGGGGTTTACAACAAGCACGAGCGCTGCACCAATGAAGCTTCTGCATGGGATCCGAGCTATGGAGGTGGCGGAGTCGAGTATGGAGGTTACACGGAGAATTGAAGTGATGGAAGTTATGCTGGGAATTGGTATGAAGGGAGTGAGACGGTGGCAGAGCCATATCCAGTTATTCCAGAGAAAATAGTAATACAGTATAGCTTGAGGTCCTCAAcacagagaagaagaagaacgacGGCGAGAACGGAGAATCGGAACGACGGTCGAACCGGTTGACCGGTTGAACCGCGAACCGGTTGGCCAACCGGTTCGCCGACCACAAGATACAAACACCTCGAACATGCGCACAGAACcgagaaataacaaaaatgagTCATAATGAACATTCAAATTGTTCTGCAAACTTAAAGAGTACTTCAGTAGTTCATTGGgaattaatcaaaaccctacagTCATATGTTAATTTTGGTTCCTAGCTGCAAAAAGTAGGCCTATGTTTCCCTATGGTTCTTCAGGTTGAGCTTAGTTTCAGCAACTTCTTTCAGTTACAACTTACAAGAATTAAATGAATCCAGGCTACTCCTAATGAGATTTACATGACCTTCATGACCAACAATGGCGATGATGGTATTTGGGGTAAACAAGGATGAACAAGAGGGTAATCATTACAAACAATTCATAACATTGAGTGGTGGCACACATACTGTTGatcaagaataaatattttctaaatcacAAAGCTGAGAACCATAAAAGATGTAATAGGCCTTTGCTGTTAATCAAGTTTAATATTGTTTCAGACATCAATGAACTGAAACTAAAAAGTCTGAATAAccagaaaatagaataaatgcaGAAATCACAATAAGTTGCTATCATTTGCTTAATTAACTAATAGCTAATCAGTGAAGCAATAATTGGTTTGTTCTATCTCATTGCCGGGTCCATTAAGCATCAAACCAAACATTGGGCATACCTGTAAGATTTTTGAAGGAGCCACTCACAGCTGCTGTACCAATTTATCTGATTCCCAAATAGGCTGGAGGCCTAACACCCCTCATGAAAATTCCAAAATGCAACCAGAGATCTTGGCTGTCACCTAAAGTCATAACTGAGGTGAGGTGAATGGGTATTTGAGCACAAtttaatggtaaaaaaaaaaacataaaagaaacaaagcAATACCAAAAGGGGCAAAAATAAAAGTCAAGAGCTTCAGATATGTGATAA
The DNA window shown above is from Dioscorea cayenensis subsp. rotundata cultivar TDr96_F1 chromosome 12, TDr96_F1_v2_PseudoChromosome.rev07_lg8_w22 25.fasta, whole genome shotgun sequence and carries:
- the LOC120273258 gene encoding uncharacterized protein LOC120273258; protein product: MTLIDTVKDRIQDLRDNRWDELLEEVGSFCAKMCIPVSNMKDKIPVRDHSRREEQWITYYHHYHTEVFIAVLDLIAIEMNGRFSEITIEFLTCISCLHPRDSFSRFHHGKLLRLAEIYSYDFSVQDLQVLKEQLHTYIQDVRRSSNFVECHDLASLAVKLVETRKHLVFPLVYRLIELALILLVATTSVERAFSAMNIIKTELCNKIGDEWLNDMMICYIERHVFETIDDEAILLRFQNMQSRRIQLPPRRDSH